Genomic DNA from Desulfobaccales bacterium:
TAGGGTGCGGTGCCGGGAAAGGAATGACCGGGCAAAGTCGCGAATCCCCTGGAACAATTCCCGGGGAAACATCTGCCCCGCCAGATTTTCGGTCCGGGAAAAATTCTCCTCATGGTTGTAGGCGATGATAGCCGGTTCCCCGTACTTGTTGATGCGGGGGCCAGTGGCCGCCTGCTCGTAGAACGGGACCAGCCGGGCAATGATGCGGTCCAGATGCTCCCGGCCCAACTCGCCCCGGTCCGCCACCTCATCCATCATGCGATCCTGGGGCATGCGCACCATTTTCAAGGCATAGTCTAGCGGGTGCCCCTGGCCACCTAGCCGCACCCGTTCTCCTTGAGCCGTAAGGGGCAGGACCTCCAGATAGATTTCAGGGCAAAGACGGCGGTTGAGGACGAGTTCTTCCTGGAGATAGTGGTGGCGGCGACGCAGGGTGGTGAAGTTCAAAAAGCCCAGGTCCACCGGTTTTTTGACTTTGTAGGCGAAGTCATCGGTGATGAAGACCCAGGAGATATGCGTCTGGATCAGGTCAACCCGCCCGGTCGATTCCGGGTAGGCGGCCGGGTCCATCAAGGCCGCGATCAGGTCCATGGTTCATTATAGCAGAAAGCGCCTTGGGCGGACACGCAGGTCGGCCTTACGGTTTTCCGCCGATCTCCTCCACAGTGCGGCCGGTGAGCACGGATTGGGGTTCGCTGGCCACGGGGTTGCGGCGGGCGTCGGCCTCCTCGTCGTCCGCCTTCACCAGGAGCCAGGACTCGTCCTTGCCGGTCCGAAAGCGGGTCAGGGCGTAGCCGCCCTTAAGCTTCTTTCCCTCCAACCAGATCTTGACGTGGCCATGCTCCACTGCTTGGGCCATGGGGATGCCCTCGCCTTTCTTCTCCGTCAGATTGCGGTAAGGACCGGCGTCCCACACCAACACCGTGCCGCCGCCGTATTCCCCCTCCGGGATGGTGCCTTCGAAGTTGGCATACTCCAAAGGATGGTCTTCGGTGGGCACGGCCAGGCGCTTGTCTTTGGGGTTGGTGGAGGGGCCCTTGGGGATGGCCCAGGACTTGAGCACCCCGTCCACCTCCAGGCGGAAGTCGTAGTGGAGATGGCTGGCGGCGTGCTTCTGGATGACGAAGATGGGCTCCCGGGAAATCCTGGGTCCCTTGCCCGAAGGCTCCGGGGTACGGGAAAAGTCGCGCTTTTCCTGGTAATCCTTGAGACTGGCTTTGGTCATTTCCACCCTTCCTGGTGAAGACGCGGCCGGGGCAATTTGTAAAACCTGGCCTGCAACAATATTTTAGAACTAGACATAGCGTCATCACTAATTTGACATATTTATCTCTGCGCCTCTGCGGTTAATTATTTTTCACCGCAGAGGCGCAGAGAACGCAGAGAGCGCTTATGTTCAATTGTTTAAGTCCTTGAGCATAAAATAAGTCCCCGGGCGAGCCGGGTCAATGGGCTCTTTAAGCCTAGCCGGCGGCGCAACTTGAGGTCAGCCGGCAGGCGGGGAAACAAAAATACCCTGCTAACCAATAAATTATCGAAAATTAATTGACAATGATTATAAATGTAGTATATAAATATAAGATTTACTGAATATCAAGGGGGGCTACGGCCATGCACTGCGAAACTTTGAAACCAGGGGTAGATTGTACCTTTATGACTAAGAAAGGCTGTTCGTTCAACGGCGGCAGCTGTAAACCGGTGGTAACGGAATGTGAAGGCTGCGACCGGATCATGGGATCCAATGGCAGCTCCTTCTGTGGTTCTTTTCCGGACCCCACCTCCAAATGGCGCCGGGGGCCCTGTAATCTAGCCACTCACGTGAAAGCCGAAAAGAAAGAGATTGCCCATAAAACCAATCCTCTGAAGGCCTCCAAACGCAAAGCCGCCGGCCACTAAGCAGGCATTGAACGGACAGCGCGGCTCGACTGTAAAAGCCGGCCGCGCTCTCCGCAATATCTTTCCGATTTAATCTTTATTTCCCCAACTTCTCCAAGGCTGCCTTAATCCGGCTTAATCCCGTGGCAATGCGCTCCCGGGATGTGGCATAGGAAAATCTCAGGCACTTGTCTTCTCCGAATTCGCCTCCCGGCACCGCCGCCACCTGGGCCTCTTCCAGGAGGTAGGCCGCCAGGGCCCCGGACCGTGATTGGCCCGGCTCGACCTTGAGCCTGTCATAATACGCCGAAAAATTAGGAAAGAGATAGAAGGCTCCTCCGGGCTTGATGGTGGTGACCCCGGGGATCGAAAGCGTCCGCCGATAGATATCGTCCCGGCGCCAGGCAAATTCCGTCAACATGGTCTGCACCGAATCCTGGGGGCCGTTCAAGGCCTCTACCGCGGCCTTCTGTGAGATGGAGGTGGGGTTCGAGGTGCTCTGGCTCTGGAGAGTATCCGCCGCCTTGATCCCGACCTCCGGTCCGGCCAGGTAGCCGATGCGCCAGCCGGTCATGGCATAAGCCTTGGAGACCCCGTTGAGGATGAAGGTCCGGGCCTTCAATTCCGGCGATAGCATGGCCATATTCACAAACTTGGCCCCGTCAAACAGGATCTTGTCATAGATATCATCCGAGATCACAGAGAGCCCGGCCGAAAGCACCACTTCCCCCAGGGCCGCCAGTTCGTCTTTGGTATAGACGCCGCCGGTGGGGTTGGAGGGGCTGTTAATCACAATGGCCTTGGTCCGGGGGGTGAGCTGCGCCTTTAACTCCGCCGCGGTGAGCTTAAAGCCGTTTTCTTCCCGGGTGGGGACGACCACCGGCGTGGCTTCGGCCAGCATGACCATGGGCACATAAGAAACCCAGAAGGGCGCGGGAATGATGACTTCGTCGCCCTTCTCGAAGAGCACTTGAAACAAATTGTAGAGGCCGTGCTTGCCGCCGCAGGACACCAGGATTTCGCTGGGCTTATAGCTCAAGCTGTAATCGCCCTGGAACTTATTGATAATGGCCGCTTTCAGTTCCGGGGTGCCCCCCACCGGCGTATAACGGGTAAAACCCTCCTGGATGGCCCGGATGCCGGCCTCCCGGATGTTGTCCGGGGTGTCGAAGTCCGGCTCTCCAACCCCGAAATTGACTATATCGACCCCCTGCGCCTTGAGCTGATTGGCCTTGGCATTGAGGGCCAGGGTGGCGGAAGGGGGAATCTGGCGGATACGGCTGGCAAGTTGCATGGTGACTCCTTTGTCGATAAAAATTTTAAGGGGAAAGGGAAATTTCGCACCCTCCTCCAGAATCTCACAGTGACAATCTTATAAAAATTATCTAACATTATGAAAATTGTCAACCGGGGGAGGCCTGCCCGTGAAGTCGGTCGCCATTATCACCAAAAAGTTTAAACCCGATGCCCTGGAAGCGGGCCGGGCTTTGCAGACCTGGCTCGAGGGCCGCGGGATCAAGGCGTGTCATTTCGAAAATGAGCCCGAGCCTCATATCCAGCCTCTGCCTGAGGATGTCGAATTCATCGTGGTGATGGGAGGCGACGGCACCATCTTGAGTGTAGCCCGGCATTACGGCGGCAAGGGCGTGCCCATTTTCGGGGTCAATATGGGAGGCCTGGGGTTTTTGACGGAAATCTCCTCGGATGAACTCTACCCCTCCATGGCCGAGCATGTGCTCACCGGCAAATTTGAAGTGGAAGAGCGCCTGATGCTCACTGCTACCCTGTTCCGACAGGGCCGGATGGCCTGGCAGGAAAACGTCTTAAACGACGCAGTGATCAACAAAGGCGCTTTGGCCCGCATCGCCGAAATGAGAACCTGGATAGACGGGGAATATCTCACCGTCTACCGGGCCGACGGGCTCATCGTCGCCACCCCCACGGGATCCACGGCCTATAATCTGTCCGCCGGAGGCCCCATTGTTTACCCGACCCTGCGCCACCTGATCTTGCTGCCCATCTGCTCCCATACCCTGAGCAACCGTCCTCTCATTCTGCCGGACACGGTCACGGTGGCTGTCTCTCTGGACGAAAAAGTCCAGGATGTTTACCTCACCCTGGACGGCCAGGTGGGTCAGGCCATGGAGCCGGGCGACCGGCTAGAAATCCACCGGGCTCCCTGCTATCTGAAGATAGTGAAGTCGCCCTACCGCAGTCATTTTGAAATCCTGCGCACCAAATTGGGCTGGGGCGAATTGGGGGTGTGTAAGTAGGCAGGGGTTCTGGTTGATATTATTACCTGAGGTCACCTCTATAAAACTATGGATGAACCTATTAAAGAGTTTCCTGTTTGGCGTTTTGGCCACGGCAAGATCGAATCCGCCCGAGACCGGGTGGCGGTGGAAGAGCCCCTGGAAATCCGCTTGGGGGGCGAGCCCTTTCAGGTGCTCATGCGCCTGCCGGGTTTGGAAAAGGAACTGGCCCTGGGCTTTCTTTACACTGAAGGCATCGTCCGGGACCTGGCCGAGGTCATCACCATTCACTTCTGCGGCACCGCCACCGACCCCCTGCTACCCCCCAACGTAGTGGATATCAGCTTGACGCCAGAGGCCCTGGCCCGGCGGGGCCGCCGCCACTTGGAAGTGTCTTATTCCAGTTGCGGTCTCTGCGCCAAGGAGGCGGTCAGCGAGATCTGCCAGAAGGTCCCCAAGGTGGACAGCCCCCTCACCGTTGCTCCGGCCAAGCTCTTCGCACTGATGGAACGGCTCCATGATTTTCAGACCGTCTTTAAGGCCACCGGCGGCACCCACGCCGTGGCCCTGGCCAGCCCCGACGGCCAGGTCTTCATCCCCGCCGAAGACGTGGGCCGCCATAACGCCATGGATAAGGTCATCGGCCGGGCCGTCCTCACCCGTCAGAACCTCACGGGCCTGGTGGCCCTGCTCAGCGGCCGCATCAGCTTCGAGATGGCCTTAAAATGCATTCGGGCCGGCATCCCGATCCTGGCCGCAGTCTCGGCCCCCACTTCCATGGCCCTGGAACTGGCCCAGGAATTGAACCTCACCACCGTGGGCTTCGTCAGGGGCCAACGCCTCAATATCTACACCGCTCCACAACGCCTGGCGGATATTTAAAAAGCATTGGGAAAGGTGGCCAGGTGCCGACGGCCCCTACCCCCTCTCCCGACCTCATAAAAAAGGGCGACCCAATGGGTCGCCCCTACTGAAAACTATCCTTTAAGACTGGTTGATGGCGGACAGTTGCCAGGCGTTATTGCCTACGGGACGGGTGAAGGTCCAGTACTCCTCGAACTTCACCGGCTCCGTTTTGCTCCCGGAGGTCACCTGGCCGCTGGCTTCATCCACGTTGTAATCCAGCAGGTTGGCATAGACCCGCGCGGTAATGAAATCGGAGCCCGATTCCTGCCAGGCTTCGGTGATATCCACGGACCGCACCGCGATATTTTCCAGGCGGTTGATCACCTTCTGGGCTTTAAGCTTGTCCGCGTCTTCCTGGAAACCCCGGTACATTTCGTCCGTCATCAAGGTCCTGACAGGAGCCATATCCCGGTTGGCCCAGGCGCCCTGGATCTTGAAGAAAGTATCCATGCCCAGGTCCTGGAATTTGGCTTCGTCAAAAGAAGGATCGTATTGCCGGATATTGGCCAGTCCTCCCTCCAGGTCCCGGTCGCCGGCCGGCGCTGCACCCTGAGGCTGGTCATAGAGCGGTGCGTACTGCGGCTGCGGCGGCAACTCCACGGTGCCGCTGCTCTGATAATATCCCGCAGTGGCAGTGGCCTCCCGGCGCTTTTTCTTGATGTACCAGTAGATCAGGTAGGCAATTCCCGCCAGCAGCAGGATATCGAACATGCCAATGCCGCCCCCACCGCCGCCGGCGACTCCGCCCCCACTATGGGCCGAAGATCCGCCGAACAGGCTATGGAAAAGCATCCCGCCGGCCAGGCCGCCCAGGATACCGCCGCCCATGCTCCGCAGGAAGCTCCCCGATTGAGACGGTCCAGGCGCGGGTGTTGACGGTCTGGTGGGGTTGTAGGTGGAGGATGGCTGGCTGGGCCGGGGAGCGGTGTAGGGTGCAGGAGCCGTCATGGAGCGAGAGCCGCGGCTGCCCATGGAACGGCCGCCTCCCGCCCGGGCCCAGGCCTCCAGTTGTAATGCCCAGGTACACAGGAACACCAGGGCAAAAAGGAATATGGTACCTTTTGTCCAGGTTTTTAATGACATCGATTTCCTCCGAATTTTCGGTGATAGGCAATGATTAAGTATTTTTAATATTATATCTGTTCAGCCGATACGAATCACGTTAATTCGACGGCATCTCCAAAGACCTGGGAAGGATCAGACTGCAAGCCATTTCATACCGAGTTGCGTTCAAAGGGCAAATTTTAACAGGCGGAGGCTCTGGCCTATGCCTGCACAGGCGAGACGCCTGTGCCACCATTTGAAGGCGAATCGGTATCAAAACTTTC
This window encodes:
- a CDS encoding DNA polymerase ligase N-terminal domain-containing protein; protein product: MTKASLKDYQEKRDFSRTPEPSGKGPRISREPIFVIQKHAASHLHYDFRLEVDGVLKSWAIPKGPSTNPKDKRLAVPTEDHPLEYANFEGTIPEGEYGGGTVLVWDAGPYRNLTEKKGEGIPMAQAVEHGHVKIWLEGKKLKGGYALTRFRTGKDESWLLVKADDEEADARRNPVASEPQSVLTGRTVEEIGGKP
- a CDS encoding PxxKW family cysteine-rich protein; translated protein: MHCETLKPGVDCTFMTKKGCSFNGGSCKPVVTECEGCDRIMGSNGSSFCGSFPDPTSKWRRGPCNLATHVKAEKKEIAHKTNPLKASKRKAAGH
- a CDS encoding pyridoxal phosphate-dependent aminotransferase, whose translation is MQLASRIRQIPPSATLALNAKANQLKAQGVDIVNFGVGEPDFDTPDNIREAGIRAIQEGFTRYTPVGGTPELKAAIINKFQGDYSLSYKPSEILVSCGGKHGLYNLFQVLFEKGDEVIIPAPFWVSYVPMVMLAEATPVVVPTREENGFKLTAAELKAQLTPRTKAIVINSPSNPTGGVYTKDELAALGEVVLSAGLSVISDDIYDKILFDGAKFVNMAMLSPELKARTFILNGVSKAYAMTGWRIGYLAGPEVGIKAADTLQSQSTSNPTSISQKAAVEALNGPQDSVQTMLTEFAWRRDDIYRRTLSIPGVTTIKPGGAFYLFPNFSAYYDRLKVEPGQSRSGALAAYLLEEAQVAAVPGGEFGEDKCLRFSYATSRERIATGLSRIKAALEKLGK
- a CDS encoding NAD(+)/NADH kinase, whose amino-acid sequence is MKSVAIITKKFKPDALEAGRALQTWLEGRGIKACHFENEPEPHIQPLPEDVEFIVVMGGDGTILSVARHYGGKGVPIFGVNMGGLGFLTEISSDELYPSMAEHVLTGKFEVEERLMLTATLFRQGRMAWQENVLNDAVINKGALARIAEMRTWIDGEYLTVYRADGLIVATPTGSTAYNLSAGGPIVYPTLRHLILLPICSHTLSNRPLILPDTVTVAVSLDEKVQDVYLTLDGQVGQAMEPGDRLEIHRAPCYLKIVKSPYRSHFEILRTKLGWGELGVCK
- the fdhD gene encoding formate dehydrogenase accessory sulfurtransferase FdhD; translated protein: MDEPIKEFPVWRFGHGKIESARDRVAVEEPLEIRLGGEPFQVLMRLPGLEKELALGFLYTEGIVRDLAEVITIHFCGTATDPLLPPNVVDISLTPEALARRGRRHLEVSYSSCGLCAKEAVSEICQKVPKVDSPLTVAPAKLFALMERLHDFQTVFKATGGTHAVALASPDGQVFIPAEDVGRHNAMDKVIGRAVLTRQNLTGLVALLSGRISFEMALKCIRAGIPILAAVSAPTSMALELAQELNLTTVGFVRGQRLNIYTAPQRLADI
- a CDS encoding Tim44 domain-containing protein — its product is MSLKTWTKGTIFLFALVFLCTWALQLEAWARAGGGRSMGSRGSRSMTAPAPYTAPRPSQPSSTYNPTRPSTPAPGPSQSGSFLRSMGGGILGGLAGGMLFHSLFGGSSAHSGGGVAGGGGGGIGMFDILLLAGIAYLIYWYIKKKRREATATAGYYQSSGTVELPPQPQYAPLYDQPQGAAPAGDRDLEGGLANIRQYDPSFDEAKFQDLGMDTFFKIQGAWANRDMAPVRTLMTDEMYRGFQEDADKLKAQKVINRLENIAVRSVDITEAWQESGSDFITARVYANLLDYNVDEASGQVTSGSKTEPVKFEEYWTFTRPVGNNAWQLSAINQS